The sequence TGGCATGGCTCTTCGCGGCGCTAGCCGTCGCGAGCGCCGCACTCGTCTACTTTCGCGCTCGCGCGACGTGGTGGCTGGCGGCGACGGCCGTGTGGGTCAGCGTCGTCCACCTGAGCGGCGCGGCGGGCCGTGGCGCCGCGCTCGTGCTGGCGGCGGTCTTCGCGCTGCCCGCAGTCGTGCTCGCCGCGAAGCCCCTGCGCCGCGCGTGGCTCTCCGAGCGCGCCCTCAAAGCGTATCGCCGTCTCTTACCTGAGATGTCGGCTACCGAGCGCGACGCGATCGAAGCCGGCACCGTGTGGTGGGACGCCGAGCTTTTCTCCGGCCGCCCGCGTTGGGAAGCCCTGCTCGCGTACGGTCCCGCGACGCTATCCCCGGAAGAACAAGCCTTCATCGACAACGAATGCACGCGTTTGTGCGATCTCGCGAACGACTGGGACAGCACCGCGATCTGGCAAGACCTCTCCCCAGAAGCGTGGCGCTACCTCAAAAGCCAAGGCTTTCTCGGCATGATCATTCCGCAGCGTTATGGCGGCAAAGGATTCTCCGCCTACGCGCACTCGCAGGTCGTCATGAAGCTCGCGTCGCGCTCGTCGGCGGCGGCCGTCTCGGTGATGGTGCCGAACTCGCTCGGTCCCGCCGAACTGCTGATGCACTACGGCACCGAGGAACAGAAGAATCACTACCTGCCGCGACTCGCGCGCGGCGACGAGATCCCCTGCTTCGCGCTGACGAACCCCTACGCGGGCTCGGATGCCGCCGCGATTCCCGATGTCGGCATCGTCTGCCGCGGCACCTTCGAAGGCCGCGAGACACTCGGCTTTCGCATCACCTGGGAGAAGCGCTACATCACGCTCGGACCGATCGCGACGGTGCTCGGGCTCGCGTTTCGCGCGCTCGATCCGGACCATCTGCTCGGCCCCGGCGACGAACCCGGCATCACCTGTGCCCTGATTCCGGCGACGCATCCCGGCGTCGTGATCGGGCGCCGCCATTGGCCGCTCAACGCGGTGTTTCAGAACGGCCCGAACTCGGGCAACGACGTCTTCATTCCGATCGATTGGGTGATCGGAGGACGCGCGCAAGTCGGCAACGGCTTGCGCATGCTCATGGAGTGTCTCGCGGCGGGCCGCGCGATCTCGCTGCCGTCGTCGAACGTCGGCATGGCGAAGCTCGCGGTGCGCGGCACCGGCGCGTACGCCGCCGCGCGCCGGCAGTTCAGGACGCCGATCGGCAAGTTCGAAGGCATCCACGAAGCGCTCGGCCGCATGGGCGGCAATCTGTATCTGATGGACGCCGCGCGGCGCTTGTGCGCGCAAGCGGTCGATCTCGGCGAGAAGCCGTCGGTCCTGTCGGCGATCGCGAAGTACCACATCACCGAGCGCACGCGCCAAGTGATCAACGACGGCATGGACGTGATCGGCGGCAAAGGCATCTGCATGGGGCCGTCGAATTTTCTGGCGCGCCCCTATCAGCAGATGCCGATTTCGATCACCGTCGAAGGCGCGAACATCCTCACACGCAGCCTCATCATCTTTGGGCAGGGGGCGATCCGCTGCCATCCGTATGTGCTCATGGAAATGACCGCGGCGCGCGAGCCTGATCGCGAGAAAGCGCTGCGGGATTTCGACGATGCGCTCTTCGGGCACGCGAATTTTCTTGCGTCGAATGCGTTGCGCGCGTTCGTCTACGGCATCACGGCGGGTATGGCGATCTCGGCGCCCGCCGAGGCATACGCGCCGCTCGCCGCGTATTACCGCTCGGCCACACGGCTTTCGATGGCGTTCGCACTGGTCGCCGATGTCACCATGCTCGCGCTCGGCGCCGATCTCAAACGCCGCGAGCGGATCTCCGCGCGGCTCGGCGACGTGCTCTCGCAACTGTTCCTGATCTCGGCGACGCTCAAACGCTTCGAGGACGAAGGACGCCAGCAAGCCGACTTGCCGCTCGTGCGCTGGGCCGTCGAGGACGCACTGTACGCCGCGCAGCAGGCGCTCGACGGCGTCCTCGCCAACTTTCCGAAACGGCGCCTGGCGATACTGCTGCGCGCCTGCGTGTTTCCGCTCGGCATGCCGTTGCGTCCGCCTCGAGACGCGCTCGCGAGCGAAGTCGCCGAACTCGTGCAGACGCCTTGCGACGCACGCGAGCGGCTGGTCGCCGATTCGTACGTGCCCGACGCCGCCGTCGATCCGCTCGGCTACGGCGAGCGGCTGTTTCATCTGACGCCGCGCGTGGCGGCCATCGAGCACCGCTTGCGCGACGCGGTAAAGCGCCGCCAGCTCGCGCCGATGCCCCAGAGTTTCAAGGAATGGAAGGCATGGGCCGATGCGGCGCAGCAACAGGGACTCATCGACGCCGACGAACGCCAAGCGCTCGACGACTACGCGCGCTACGGCGAACTCGTCGTCAAGGTCGACGATTTCGGCCCGGAATTCGACCTTCTCGAAGCGCTGCAAAAGCGTCACGAAGCGCTTGCGAAGTCGGGCGAGCTGATCGCATGAAACGCTCGCGCACACACGCCGCGATTCCGCCGCGACGCGGTGGACTGGCGCAACCGCAAGCAACTCGCCGACAATAGACGCCGACCTGGCGCCGACCCAACGCCAAGCCGCCACCCGCGCCCCAAAAGAAGACGACACGACGACGCCATGAACGACACCTACCGCAACTTCGTGAACTCGCCGCTCGGCGCACGCGTCGTGCGCTCGCTCGGCCTGCCCCAGCCCGAAGTGCTGCGCCGCTACCGGATCGGGCAGCGCGAAGCGGAATTCGGCGGCATCGCGGCGATCGGCGCGGGGCCGGCGCCGAGTCTGTTCGAGGTGCTGGCCGGCGTGCTCGAGCGCATCGGCATGACGAGCGTGGCGCATGAGCAAGCGCTGGCGTGGCTCGCGATTGCGCAGCGCCGTCAGTCGATGAGCGGGCGCTTTGCCCCGGTCGCGCCCAACGCGAGCGCGCAGGAACGCGTCGCCGCCTTGATCTTCGATGCGACCGGGATCGCCGACAGCCTGCAACTCGACGCCGCGTATGCGTTCTTCCACGACACCCTGCGCTCGCTCGGGGCATGCGGCCGGATCGTCGTGCTCGGCCGGCCGCCCGAGCGCTGCGCCCATCCGCGCCAATGGACCGCGCAGCGCGCGCTCGAAGGCTTCGTGCGCTCGCTCGGCAAGGAAGCGCGGCACGGCATCACGGCGAATCTGATTTACGTCGGCGATGGCGCGGAAGACGGCATCGAAGCGACGCTGCGCTTTTTTCTGTCGCCGCGCTCGGCGTTCGTATCGGGTCAGGCGGTGCGGATCGAAGCCGCCACGATCGACGCCATCGACGACTGGACCCGACCCCTCGCCGGCCGGCGCGCGCTCGTCACGGGCGCGGCGCGCGGCATCGGCGCCGCGATCGCGCAGGCGCTCGCGGATCTTGGCGCGCGCGTCGCCGGCCTCGATATCGAGGCGCTGCACGACACGCTCTCGGTGACGATGCACGGCATCGACGGCGCCGCGATCGATTGCGACATCGCCGCGCCCGAAGCGCCGCAGCAGATCGCGGATGCGCTCGACGCGATGGGCGGCGTCGACATCGTCGTCCACAACGCGGGCATCACGCAGGACAAGACCATCGCGAAGATGACCGCCGACGCTTGGCGGAACGTCATCGCCGTCAACCTCGCCGCGCAGGAGCGCATCGACGAGGAACTGCTCTCGCGCGGCACCTTGCGCGACGGCGGGCGCATCGTCGCCGTCTCGTCGATCGGCGGCATTGCGGGCAACGTCGGGCAGACCAACTACGCGGCGTCGAAAGCGGGCGTGATCGGCCGCGTGCAGTGCCTGGCGGGCGGGCTGCGCGAGCGGCGCATCGCGATCAACGCGGTCGCGCCCGGCTTCATCGAAACGCACATGACCGCGAAGATGCCGTTCGCGCTGCGCGAAGCGGGCCGTCGCATGAATTCGCTGAGCCAAGGCGGCGAGCCCGGCGACGTCGCGCAGACGATCGCGTGGCTCGCGCATCCGGGCGCGGCGGGCATCACGGGCCAGGTCGTGCGCGTATGCGGCCAGAGCCTGTTCGGCGCGTGAGAGGGCCGAGCGACATGAGCGAATGGCTCAAGCCCGCCGGAACCGGTCACCCTGGCGAGGCGCCGCGCCGCGTGAAGACGGTCGTCGTCGAGAAAGCGCCGGCGCCGCACGTGCTGTACGCGCGCGTGATCGCGGGCCTCATCAAGCGCAACCGCGCAGCGCAATTGCCCGCGACGCGCCTCGTGATACCGGCCGCGAAGCTCGACCCCGCGGCGATGGAACGCTATGCGCGCGTCTGCGGCTTCATTCCCGAGCACGGCGTGCCGCTCACCTACCCGCATCTGCTCGCGTTCCCGCTGCATCTGATGCTGCTCACCGAGCCCGCGTTTGCCTGGCCCGCGCTCGGTCTCGTGCATCTCGCCAACAGCGTGCGCCTGCGCCGCCCGCTCGAGCTCGACGACACGCTGCGCGTCGAAGTCGAGTGCGGGCCGCTCATCCAGCACGAGCGCGGCCAGGCGTTCTTGATGTCGGCGCGGATCTACCGGCGCGGCGAAGCGGTATGGGACAGCGACAGCCTCTATCTGAAGCGCAACGTTCCCGCGCAAGGCGCGCGCTTCACGCCGCTCGCGATCGAGCGCGCCGCGCTCGCGCGTGAGACGCGCTGGCAGCTCGCCGCGCAATTGGGGCGCGACTACGCGCAGGTATCGGGCGATTTCAATCCGATCCATCTGAGCCTGCTCTCGGCGAAGGTCTTCGGCTTTTCGCGCGCGATCGCGCACGGCATGTGGACGCTCGCGCGCACCGCCGCCCTGTTCCAGCCGCCCAAACCGCTCGCGTCGGCCGAGCTCGACGGCGAGTTCAAGCGGCCGATGTACCTGCCGGGCGAGGCGTCGTTATGGAGCGCGTCGCGCGGCCCGGGCGAGCGCGAATTCGAAGTGCGCGACGTCGCCGGCGACAAACCGCATCTGTGCGGACGCTTCCGCTGGGAGACTCAATGAAGCACGCGCTGGAATCTAAAGTCGATTCGAATCGTTATGTCGATGTGAGCCCATCCCCACCATGGAGGAGCCCCGCATGCCCCGCCCGCTTCCCGCTGTCAGTCCCGCTGTGAGGCGCGTCGCCATCGTCGGCGGCAACCGGATTCCGTTTGCGCGCTCGAACACGGCGTACGCACGCGCCTCGAACCAGGAGATGCTGACGTTCACGCTGCAAGGGCTCGTCGACCGCTTCGATCTGCACGGCGCGCGGCTCGGCGAAGTCGCGGCGGGCGCCGTCATCAAGCATTCGCGCGACTTCAATCTCACGCGCGAAGCGGTCATGTCGACCACGCTCGCGAAGGAAACCCCCGCCTACGACGTGCAGCAGGCATGCGGAACGAGCCTGGAAGCGGCGATCCTCGTCGCCAACAAGATCGCGCTCGGCCAGATCGACGCGGGCATCGCGGGCGGCGCCGACACGACCTCGGACGCGCCGATCGGCGTCAACGAACAGATGCGCGAGATTCTGCTCGAAGCGAACCGCAGCCGCTCGGCGGGCGAGCGCCTCGGCGCGCTCGCGAAGCTGCGGCCCGGCATGTTCGTGAGCCCGCAACTGCCGCGCAACGTCGAGCCGCGCACGGGGCTCTCGATGGGCGCGCATTGCGAGCTGATGGCCAAGCGCTGGGGCATCGCGCGCGAGGCTCAAGACGCGTTCGCGCTCGAAAGCCACCAGAAGCTCGCTGCCGCCTACGAGCGCGGCTTCATGAACGACCTGATGACGCCCTACAAAGGGCTCACGCGCGACAACACGCTGCGCGCCGACGCCACGCTCGACACCCTCGCGCAATTGAAGCCCGCCTTCGACCGCGACGCGGGCACGCTGACCGCCGGCAACTCGACGCCGCTGACCGACGGCGCCGCCGCCGTGCTGCTCGCGAGCGAAGAGTGGGCCGCGCAGCGCGGGCTGCCGGTGCTCGCCTATCTCTCGGTCTCGGAAACGGCGGCCGTCGATTTCGTCGACAAGAAAGAAGGCTTGCTGATGGCGCCCGCCTACGCGGTGCCGCGCCTGCTCGCGCGCGCCGGACTCACGCTGCAGGACTTCGATCTCTACGAGATTCACGAAGCGTTTGCCGCACAGGTGCTGTGCACGCTCACCGCCTGGCAGGACGACGAATACTGCCGCACGCAGCTGGGCCTGCCCGGCCCGCTCGGCGAGATCGACCGCGCCAAGCTCAACGTCGACGGCGGGTCGCTCGCCACGGGCCATCCGTTCGCGGCCACCGGCGCGCGCATCGTCGCGGGCCTCGCGAAGCGTCTCGCGCAACTCGGCAAGCCCGCGGGCACGGCGCGCGGGTTGATTTCGATCTGCGCGGCGGGCGGCCAGGGCGTGGTCGCCATCGTCGAAAATTGAACACGAGAACCCATCGAGAGACAGAGATGACCGAACCCACCGCCACATCGTCGACACCCGCGTCGACACCCGCATCCGCGTCGTCAGCGAAGGCGCCCAATACCGACGGCATCTGGTACGCCTCGTACCCGCCCGAGGTGCCGCACGAGATCGACGTCAACCGCTATCAATCGGTTGCGCAGTTCTTCGACGATTGCACCGCGCAGTACCGCGAGCGCGTCGCGTTCGTGAGCGTGGGCGAAAACCTCACGTATGGCGAGCTCGCACGCAAGGCCACAGCATTCGCCGCGTATCTGCAGAGCGTGGGCGTCAAGCCAGGCGACCGCGTCGCGATCATGCTGCCGAACACGTTCCAATACCCCGTCACGCTGTTCGGGGCGTTGAAGGCGGGCACGATCGTCGTCAACGTGAATCCGCTCTACACCGTGCGCGAACTCGCCCATCAGCTGAAGGACAGCGGCGCGCAGACCATCGTCGTGTTCGAGAACTTCGCGAAGACGCTCGAAGACGCGCTGCCGGGCACCCAGATCAAGCGCGTCATCGTCACTGCGCTCGGCGACCTGCTCGCCGACGGCTTGAACCTCAAGGGGCGTTTCCTGAACTTCGTGCTCAAGCACGTGAAGAAGCTCGTGCCCGCGTATGGCTTGCCGCAGGCGGTGCGTCTGAAGCAGGCGCTCGCGCTCGGCGCCAAGCGGCCGTTCGCGCCCGTGCGACTCACGCACGCCGATCTCGCGTTCCTGCAATACACAGGCGGCACGACCGGTGTCGCGAAAGGCGCGATGCTCACGCATCGCAACATCATTGCGAACCTGCTGCAAGCGAAGGTGTGGGCCGAGAGCGAACTCTCCGGCGATGTCGAAACGGTGCTCACGCCGCTGCCGCTCTATCACATCTATTCGTTGACCGTGAACGGCCTCATCTTTCTCGGCCTCGGCGGACGCAACATCCTCATCGCGAATCCGCGCGATACCGTGCGCGTGATGAAAATCCTGCGTCACGAGACGTTCACCGGCATCACGGCCGTCAACACGCTCTATAACGCGTTTCTGGAGAACGCGGAGTTCCGCCAACGCGACTTCTCGAAGCTCAAGCTCGCGATGGCGGGCGGCATGGCGATGCAGCGCGCTGTCGCCGAGCGCTTCAAGGCCGTGACGGGCAAGCCGATCGTCGAAGGCTACGGGCTCACCGAATGCTCGCCGATCGTCACGATGACGCCTGTCAGCGTGAAGGCGCAGCGCGAGTTCGACGGCTCGGTCGGGCTGCCCGCGCCGTCCACGCAGGTGCGCTTCAAGAAGGTCGACGGCACCTGGGCCGACATCGGCGAACCGGGCGAGCTGTGCGTGAAGGGGCCGCAAGTCATGAAGGGCTATTGGAACCGCCCCGACGAAACCGCGAAGACGTTCGACGCCGACGGGTGGCTAGCAACCGGCGACATCGGCGTGATGGACGAGCACGGCTACGTGCGCCTGATCGACCGCAAGAAGGACATGATCCTCGTGTCGGGCTTCAACGTGTATCCGAACGAGATCGAAGACGTGCTCGCGATGCACCCGGCCGTGCGCGAAGCGGCGGCGATCGGCATTCCCGACGACGTGCAGGGCGAGCGCATCAAGGTGTTCATCGTCGCGCGCAGCCCGATGACGGCCGACGACGTGATCCAGCACTGCCGCAAGCATCTGACGGGCTATAAGGTGCCGAAGCTCGTCGAGTTTCGCGATTCGCTGCCGCAGACCAACGTCGGCAAGATCCTGCGGCGCACGCTGCGCGACGAGGAGATCGCGAAGCTCGGTCAGGCGCGCGGCGGCTGAGGGTCGATGATGGCGGCGCGGCGCAAGCGCCGATGGACGTAAAGGGAGAGCGTCATGCAACGTTTCAAGTCGGGTCCCGTATTGCGCTTGCCGTGCTCGCTGAGCTTGCGATGCGCGGCACGTGCCGCGCGGGTGGCGGCCATCGGCACGCC comes from Trinickia violacea and encodes:
- a CDS encoding acyl-CoA dehydrogenase — encoded protein: MAWLFAALAVASAALVYFRARATWWLAATAVWVSVVHLSGAAGRGAALVLAAVFALPAVVLAAKPLRRAWLSERALKAYRRLLPEMSATERDAIEAGTVWWDAELFSGRPRWEALLAYGPATLSPEEQAFIDNECTRLCDLANDWDSTAIWQDLSPEAWRYLKSQGFLGMIIPQRYGGKGFSAYAHSQVVMKLASRSSAAAVSVMVPNSLGPAELLMHYGTEEQKNHYLPRLARGDEIPCFALTNPYAGSDAAAIPDVGIVCRGTFEGRETLGFRITWEKRYITLGPIATVLGLAFRALDPDHLLGPGDEPGITCALIPATHPGVVIGRRHWPLNAVFQNGPNSGNDVFIPIDWVIGGRAQVGNGLRMLMECLAAGRAISLPSSNVGMAKLAVRGTGAYAAARRQFRTPIGKFEGIHEALGRMGGNLYLMDAARRLCAQAVDLGEKPSVLSAIAKYHITERTRQVINDGMDVIGGKGICMGPSNFLARPYQQMPISITVEGANILTRSLIIFGQGAIRCHPYVLMEMTAAREPDREKALRDFDDALFGHANFLASNALRAFVYGITAGMAISAPAEAYAPLAAYYRSATRLSMAFALVADVTMLALGADLKRRERISARLGDVLSQLFLISATLKRFEDEGRQQADLPLVRWAVEDALYAAQQALDGVLANFPKRRLAILLRACVFPLGMPLRPPRDALASEVAELVQTPCDARERLVADSYVPDAAVDPLGYGERLFHLTPRVAAIEHRLRDAVKRRQLAPMPQSFKEWKAWADAAQQQGLIDADERQALDDYARYGELVVKVDDFGPEFDLLEALQKRHEALAKSGELIA
- a CDS encoding 3-oxoacyl-ACP reductase, with product MNDTYRNFVNSPLGARVVRSLGLPQPEVLRRYRIGQREAEFGGIAAIGAGPAPSLFEVLAGVLERIGMTSVAHEQALAWLAIAQRRQSMSGRFAPVAPNASAQERVAALIFDATGIADSLQLDAAYAFFHDTLRSLGACGRIVVLGRPPERCAHPRQWTAQRALEGFVRSLGKEARHGITANLIYVGDGAEDGIEATLRFFLSPRSAFVSGQAVRIEAATIDAIDDWTRPLAGRRALVTGAARGIGAAIAQALADLGARVAGLDIEALHDTLSVTMHGIDGAAIDCDIAAPEAPQQIADALDAMGGVDIVVHNAGITQDKTIAKMTADAWRNVIAVNLAAQERIDEELLSRGTLRDGGRIVAVSSIGGIAGNVGQTNYAASKAGVIGRVQCLAGGLRERRIAINAVAPGFIETHMTAKMPFALREAGRRMNSLSQGGEPGDVAQTIAWLAHPGAAGITGQVVRVCGQSLFGA
- a CDS encoding MaoC family dehydratase, whose protein sequence is MSEWLKPAGTGHPGEAPRRVKTVVVEKAPAPHVLYARVIAGLIKRNRAAQLPATRLVIPAAKLDPAAMERYARVCGFIPEHGVPLTYPHLLAFPLHLMLLTEPAFAWPALGLVHLANSVRLRRPLELDDTLRVEVECGPLIQHERGQAFLMSARIYRRGEAVWDSDSLYLKRNVPAQGARFTPLAIERAALARETRWQLAAQLGRDYAQVSGDFNPIHLSLLSAKVFGFSRAIAHGMWTLARTAALFQPPKPLASAELDGEFKRPMYLPGEASLWSASRGPGEREFEVRDVAGDKPHLCGRFRWETQ
- a CDS encoding acetyl-CoA C-acetyltransferase, with amino-acid sequence MPRPLPAVSPAVRRVAIVGGNRIPFARSNTAYARASNQEMLTFTLQGLVDRFDLHGARLGEVAAGAVIKHSRDFNLTREAVMSTTLAKETPAYDVQQACGTSLEAAILVANKIALGQIDAGIAGGADTTSDAPIGVNEQMREILLEANRSRSAGERLGALAKLRPGMFVSPQLPRNVEPRTGLSMGAHCELMAKRWGIAREAQDAFALESHQKLAAAYERGFMNDLMTPYKGLTRDNTLRADATLDTLAQLKPAFDRDAGTLTAGNSTPLTDGAAAVLLASEEWAAQRGLPVLAYLSVSETAAVDFVDKKEGLLMAPAYAVPRLLARAGLTLQDFDLYEIHEAFAAQVLCTLTAWQDDEYCRTQLGLPGPLGEIDRAKLNVDGGSLATGHPFAATGARIVAGLAKRLAQLGKPAGTARGLISICAAGGQGVVAIVEN
- a CDS encoding AMP-binding protein produces the protein MTEPTATSSTPASTPASASSAKAPNTDGIWYASYPPEVPHEIDVNRYQSVAQFFDDCTAQYRERVAFVSVGENLTYGELARKATAFAAYLQSVGVKPGDRVAIMLPNTFQYPVTLFGALKAGTIVVNVNPLYTVRELAHQLKDSGAQTIVVFENFAKTLEDALPGTQIKRVIVTALGDLLADGLNLKGRFLNFVLKHVKKLVPAYGLPQAVRLKQALALGAKRPFAPVRLTHADLAFLQYTGGTTGVAKGAMLTHRNIIANLLQAKVWAESELSGDVETVLTPLPLYHIYSLTVNGLIFLGLGGRNILIANPRDTVRVMKILRHETFTGITAVNTLYNAFLENAEFRQRDFSKLKLAMAGGMAMQRAVAERFKAVTGKPIVEGYGLTECSPIVTMTPVSVKAQREFDGSVGLPAPSTQVRFKKVDGTWADIGEPGELCVKGPQVMKGYWNRPDETAKTFDADGWLATGDIGVMDEHGYVRLIDRKKDMILVSGFNVYPNEIEDVLAMHPAVREAAAIGIPDDVQGERIKVFIVARSPMTADDVIQHCRKHLTGYKVPKLVEFRDSLPQTNVGKILRRTLRDEEIAKLGQARGG